AAATAGAGAGGACACTCCTCTTGATGAGCATGGGGAATATGACTTCGAGGCTATAGAAGCAGTAGATTTAGAGCTTTTCAATAGAGATTTATCAAAACTATTAGCAGGTGAGGAAGTTGAAGTTCCTACATTTAACTTTGTGTTAGGGAAAAGGGAGTATAATGGAAAAAAAATCAAAATAGATGAAGAGCATCCGATTATAATTGAGGGAATACACTGTCTAAATAATAGACTTACTGAGTCTATTCCTCAAGAAAATAAATATAAAATCTATATCAGTGCATTAACTCAACTAAATCTAGACTCTCATAATCGAATTCATACTACAGATACAAGACTAATAAGAAGGATGGTTAGAGACTACAAATATAGAGGTTATAGTGCAGAAATGACCTTAGAGCGCTGGGATTCTGTAAGAAGAGGGGAAGAAAAGAATATCTTCCCATATCAGGAAGAGGCAGATGCTATGTTCAATTCATCTCTAGTATATGATTTATCTGTATTAAAAAAGTATGCTGAGCCTTTATTGCGAGAGATTAGTAAAACTAGTTCATACTATAAGGAAAGTAAAAGGTTACTTAGATTTTTGAGCTATTTTATAGACATCAAAGATGAGCAAGCCATTCCTTGCACTTCGATAGTTAGGGAATTTATAGGAGGAAGCTGTTTTTAAAGGGGGTATAAGTTTGAAAGATTTATTAGATGAAATTATTGAAAAAAATAGGTATTTAATAAACAAAGGAAAAGTAGCTAGCTATATACCAGCATTAGGAAGGGCAAACCCTGACCAAATAGGAGTTTGCATAGCAGATATGGAGGGAAATATTTTTGCAGCAGGAGACTATAAGCAGAAATTTACAATACAGAGCATATCGAAGACCATATCCTTAATGCTGGCTATTATGGATAATGGAGCAGAGGAAGTCTTTAGCAAGGTAGGTATGGAACCAACTGGTGATGCTTTTAACTCCATTATTAAACTAGAGACAATTTTACCTTCTAAGCCACTAAACCCTATGATTAATGCTGGAGCTATTGCAGTGGCTTCATTAATAAAGGGAGAAGACCCTGAATCAAAATTTGATAGACTATTAGCTCTTTTTAGGAAGATATGTCATAATGAAGATCTACAAGTTAATGAAGAGGTTTATTTATCAGAAAAGTCAACTGGCAATAGAAATAGAGCTTTAGCATACTTTATGAAGGATGTAGGAGTTATTCATGGGGAAGTAGAAGGTATATTAGATATTTATTTTAAGCAATGCTCAATTGAAGTAGATTGTATAGACATAGCTAAAATAGGATTGTTCTTAGCAAATAATGGTGTAGTTCTAGAGACAGGAGAAAGGGTAGTAGAAGAACAGGTAGCTAAAACTATCAAAACCTTTATGGTAACCTGTGGAATGTATAATGCTTCTGGAGAATTTGCAATAAATGTAGGAATACCTGCTAAGAGTGGAGTTGGTGGGGGGATAATGGCAGCAGTTCCACGTAGAATGGGAATAGGAGTTTTTAGTCCTGCACTTGATGAGAAGGGAAATTCCATAGCAGGTTATGGAGTATTAAAAGATTTATCTAAGGAATTGGACTTGAGTTTCTTTTAGGGTAAGGTACCATTAATCTTAAATCACTCATAAGATATTATATAACAGTTTCTTAGTGGGTGATAAAATGAGTGGAAATATAATGACTAATGACACTGATGAAGATGCTCTAATTTATTTTGAGAATGAGAATGTTTCAGAAGTTGAAGATTTAGAAGAAGGCAGTATTTTTATATTTTATAATTCTAACTTAGTTATGATATTTGATTCTAAAAGGAAGATATGGGTAATTCCATCAGGAAAAAAAGAAAAAAATGAAACTATGGTAGAATGCATAACTAGAGAAACTTTTGAAAGAACTGGTGCTATTTTAGAAATTGTTTTTTTAATAGGATCCTATACTGTCCTAGAAGGTATTACACCCGTAAAGAAAGGTATTTATTTTGGTAAGGCTAGTAGATTTGAACCAAGACTAGAATGGTGTGAAGCAGATTTAGTAAAATTATTTGATGAGCTTCCTCAAGAGGTAGAAGATAAAAAGATGTATGAAATGGTTTTAGATTATATTAAATTAAAAAATTATCTTAATACTAAAAAAGATAATTAAGAGACAAATAAAAAAGCTAGAGCCTATATTGGTTGAGTAAGTTAAGTTGACCAAACTAAGTCTTAGGCTTTAGCTTTTTTTAGTAAGTTTTTGACTAGTAGAATTCCTTGCTTATTTTTATGCTGACATCTTCATCATAAGTAGAGAAACCTAACAAGTAAAATAAAGGACTAAATCTTGTTATTCCTTCTGCTAGCATTATGGAGCCAGCTATTATCATAAGAGTTGATTTTTTTATTATACCTGTACCTAACAAGGTAAATCCGCCGCTTAATCTAAGGGTTGCATCAATATCACCTATATTCTTTTTATCTTTCAAATTAACACCACCTTAGTATTTTATACAAGTAGTTTTCCATAATATTATATTTTGTATTACAGTAAATAAAAATGAAGAGATGATTGATTAAGCATCTCTTGAAAAACTTAGCCCTTCTCTTTTCATACCTACACTTAAAGCAAGGCCTATACAAATCATATTCGAAAGCATAAATGTACCACCGTAGCTTATAAATGGTAGAGGTATACCAGTAACAGGCATTAATCGCATAGTCATACCAATATTTTCTAGTATATGGAACAACATCATGGCAGCAATACCTACAACCATAACAGAACCACATATGTCCTTAGAGTTTCTAGCTATTTTAATTAATCTAAATAGCAAAAGAAAATATAAAACAATTAGCAATAATCCTCCTATTAACCCAAGCTCCTCGCCAATAACTGAAAAAATGAAATCAGTATGCTTTTCAGGCAAGAAACCAAATTGAGTATAGTTTCCATTATAGAGTCCCATTCCAAAGACTTTTCCAGAGCCTATGGCAATTTCAGACTGGATAACCTGATATCCTGACCCCATAGCATCACGAGTTGGGTCAAGAAAGTCGAAGATTCTATTTTTTTGATAAGGATCTAAGGAAAACCACAAAATAGGAAGACTTACAATGCCTGCTATTGTTGCATAAAGTATATATTTCCAATCTAGACCAGCTACAAACAACATAACGAAAATAAAGAAAACAAACACAATAGCTGTTCCAAAATCAGGCTGCATTAAGATCAATCCTACTGGTATAAAGGCAAATATAAGGATTTTAATAAGGGTAAAAAATTGATTCAATTTTTCATGATTTTTTTCAATAAATTTTGCTAACGAAATAATTATCCCTATCTTTACGAATTCAGAAGGTTGAAAGCGAACAGGGCCTAATATAAGCCAGCTTTGAGCACCTTTTGCTTTATCTCCCATAACCAGAACTGCTACAAGCAATATATTAGATATAACATAAATAGGCATATAGAACTTGCTAAATGTGTCATAATCTATAAAGATTATTATCATTATGGAAACTAGTCCTAGGATAAAGGCAATTCCTTGGGTTTTCAAATATCCCATACTACCTTCTCCTGCAGTTGCACTAGAAAGTACAACTAGACCATATATACACAATACTATTACAGTAAAAAAGAGTGTGAAGTCAAATCTTTTCCATAATCCTTTTCGTTTGTTCGACATGAAAAAATAACCCTTTCTTTTAATATAATGGACACTATGATTATATCATACCTCTAATATAAATCACAACGTAAACTCGGAGTAAATGTTTTTAGGAAGACTCTTTGGTTCATATCTGCCTGTGGAACTAATATACTTATATTCATCACAAATACTTTTTTTATTTTCTATAATATAATTTAAAACGTTTATAAATACATCAATTTCTTGAGTTGTATTATACATACCAAAGCTTACTCTCACTAGACCAGGAACATTCTTAAGTCTTCCAAATATCATATCTTGTTGTATTTTACGAATCTCCGAAGGTGACAAATTTAGTAGTCTATGAATATAAGGGTGAGCACAAAAACAGCCATTTCTTACTCCTATACCGCCTTCATAAGCAAGTAAGCATGCTAGGAGTGAATGATGAAAATCTACTACATCAAAGGATATAACACTTGTCATATTGGGGATTAGGGATTCTTTAGTGTTTGAATAGATTTTAACTTCTGGTATCTTAGTTAATTTTTCTAGAAAATACTTAGTAAGCTTTATTTCATGCTCTACAATTTTATCTATTCCTATTTCGTTTATAGCTTTAATAGCTTCAGCTAATGCAACTGCTCCCACTATATTAGGAGAGCCAGCCTCTTCTCTTTCAGGAGGACCAGCGTAATAAATATTGCTTTGAGAAACGCTTATTATGGTTCCTCCTCCTGTATATTCAGGCTCTCCACTTTGAAAAGTTGATTTGGGTCCTACTAGAACTCCAATTCCAAAAGGAGCATATATTTTATGGCCAGATAATACAACAAAATCTAAATAATCATCAGAACTTTTACCACTCATATTTATACTACGATGTGGTGCAAGCTGAGCAGCATCTACCAGTATCTTTGCTCCATATCTATGGCTTAAAGATGCAATATAATGTATGTCAGTTATATATCCGGTGACATTTGAACAGCCAGTAACAGCTACTAGCTTTACTTTCCCTTTATTGGAAGTTAATTTTTTTTCTAAGTCATCTAAATCTAAACTGCCATCTTCAAGTACATCTACAAATAAGGTTTTGCACTTATTTCTCCAAGGCAAGTCATTTGAATGATGCTCCATAAGTGAACTAATAACTACGTCATTTTTGTTTAAGTGTAGCCTATAAGATAACTTATTTATAGCTTCAGTAGAGTTTTTTACATATATGACTACATTTTTTTTAAAATCAGCGTTTAAAAAGTCTGCAACGATTTTTCTAGAATCATCATATGTACGTGTGGATATTACTGACTTGTACCCAGTTCCCCTATGAATACTTGAGTACCATTCTAAAAACTCATTTACCTTCTCTAATACAGGTACTAAGGTTGGAGTACTAGCAGCATTGTCAAAGTAAATATAGTTTGTTTTTTTACCATTTCTAAGCATTACTTTTTTATCTATACCAACAATATTTTTTCTAATATTATCTATAGAAAGTCTATTTTTAAAGAGCATAGCTGGTCCTCCTAAATATTTAATAGTGGTTACAATATTAAAATATGTTATTTATTATACTATTGACACTACTAAAATTAATGGAGGTGGTTGTTAGTGAGTAATGGAGGGTATAATAGTCTTTAGTAGCGAACGAAACTTAAATAAAATACACACTCACGGTTTCGGACATGAAAAATTCTATAGCTCATTCCGATGAAAAATCCTACAACTTGCAAACTCGCTACACTCAAACAGTGCAAGTTGCTTAACGGATTTTTCATCTACATTCGCTAAGAATTATAATCATGTCCTGCAAATGTTCGCTTAGTATTTTATTTAAGTTTCTTAGTATCAGAGATGAAGATTAAGGAGTGATTACATGCACATAGGTTGTCATCTATCTATATCTCAAGGCTTCACAAAGGCTGGAGAAGTTGCTGTGAGTATAGGTGCTAATACATTTCAGTTTTTCACTAGAAATCCTAGAGGAGGAAATGCAAAAGCACTCGATACAGAAGATATAGAAGGGTTAAAAAGAATAATGGAAGATTATGATTTTGGACCGATTTTAGCTCATGCTCCTTATACACTAAATATGGCCTCCTATAAAGAGGATACATGGAATTTTGCAAAGATGGCATTCAAAGATGACTTACAAAGGCTGGAAACTATTCCTTGTTCATTATATAATTTTCACCCCGGAAGTCATACAGGGAAAGGGGTAGAATATGGCATAGAGAGAATTGCAACTGTGTTAAATGGAATAATCACTGGTAATGAAAGTACAATAATCTTATTAGAAGGTATGTCAGGAAAGGGGACTGAAATAGGCAGTACCTTTGAAGAGTTAAGAGCTATTATAGATAGGGTAAAACATTCTGAATTGATGGGAGTGTGCTTAGATACTTGTCATTTGTACTCAGCTGGCTATGATATTGTAAATGACTTAGATGGTGTTCTTGAAAGCTTTGATAAAATAATAGGTATAGATAAGCTAAAGGCAATACATTTAAATGATAGTATGACTGAGTTTGGGAGCAACAAAGACAGACATGCAGGAATAGGTGAAGGAACAATAGGACTAGAGGCTATAATAAACATTATAAAACATCCTCAACTTAAAGACTTGCCATTTTTCTTAGAGACTCCATATGAACCTGAGGGACATAAGAAAGAAATAGAAACTATAAAGGATGTACTGAAAAGCTGTTAGAATAATGTTATGTAGAAGTACCGAGTATCATTAATATTAGAAAATGATGACTTGTACTTCTTTTTTCTTTACATTTTAATTTTTAAGTATTATTTAACCTGTCTATGAATAATAATTTAAAAAGATTTCTGTATATATAACTGCAATGATATAAAAAAGCAAAAAATAGCAATAATACTAATTATACAGTATCTTTAGAAATTATTTGCATAGATAGGAAGTGTGAAAATGAAAAAGAACTATTTTCATAGTATAATTAAAGTAAGCAGAGTATTGATAATATTATTTTCCTTGGCCATACTTATAGAAAACTATATATTGGGTATTACTATAGTGAGCGGGGAATCCATGATGAATACTATTGAAGATAATGATAGAATATTAGTAAATAAGATATCCTACTTTTTTGAAAAACCATTGAGAGGTGATGTAGTTATATTTAATCCTCCAATAGAAGGCAGAGAGCATGAGCTTTTTATTAAGAGAGTTATTGCAGTAGCTGGAGATTATTTTGAAATAAGTGACAGCACACTCTACATAAATGGTATAGCTGTTTATGAGGAATATATTAATAATAACAATTCTAGTAATAAGGAATTTAAGCTTTTAAAAGGAAGAGTTCCAGAAGGGCATGTTTTTCTATTAGGAGATAACAGAGATAATAGTAATGATAGTAGGGTATTCGGATTTGTACCAATTAAAAGTATTAAAGGTAAGGCAATAACAAAGCTCTGGCCCGTGGGCGGATTCAAGAGCCTAGCAGTAAGCTATGAAGACAAATTAAATAAGTGAGGACGAATAGCATGGATTTAAAAGAATACATTATAAATAAGTCTAAGAAGTTAGGTATCGATATAATAGGATTTACAAAAACAGAAAAGTTAAATGATATGGCTAAATTCTTAAGAGATAGAGAAGAAAAAGGATATGATACAGAATTTGAAGAAAAAGATGTTGTTTTAAGAACTAATCCTTTAATTTTGATGCCTGACAGTAGGACAATCATAGCTATTGGTCTTTCATATAATGTTGAATATAAAATGATTTCCTCCAAAGACATAAAATGGCAGGGGGTACTATCTAAATCCTCATGGGGAGAAGATTACCATAAAGTCTTGAGAAGTAAAATGGAGATGTTGGTAAAGGAAATCAGTAAAGTAGTAGACTTCAAATATACTGTTTGTGTAGATACCTCTCCATTAATAGATAGACAAATTGCCATGAGAGCTGGAATTGGCTGGTATGGGAAAAATTGCTCAATAATAAATGATGATTTTGGTTCATTTATTTTTTTAGGATATATTTTAACAGATTTAGAGTTAGAAGAGGATAATAGAGTAGAAGAAAAATGTGGAGATTGTAGACTATGTATAGATGCCTGTCCAGGAGGAGCCATAGAAGAAGGATACATTATAAATACTAAGAGATGTATTTCTTATTTAACTCAGACTAAGGATAGGGTACCTTATGACTTAAGAGAAAAGATGGGGGTAAAGATTTATGGTTGCGATACTTGCCAGCAGGTATGTCCTAAAAACCAAAATATACAGAAAGGCAATAGTGAGGAATTCATACCCAAAACGACAAATGGAGTTGTTAATATAGAAGAAATAATGACTATTTCTAATAAGGAGTTTAAAGGAAAATACGGAACCATGTCAGGAGCTTGGAGAGGTAAAAATGTTCTAAAAAGAAACGCCATTATTGCTTTAGCCAATATTGGAGACAAAAGCTGTATGGAATTACTTAAGGATGCATTAAATGATGAGAGTCCAATGATTAGAGAATATGCAGCTTGGGCAATAATTAAAATTGACGAAGAAAGAGGAATAGAGTTAGTACAGGAAAGAATTTTAAAAGAAAAAGACATAGATATCGCAGAAGAGATGAAAAGACTAATTGAATTACAGAGAAATAGCAATCAAAAAATACTTGTTAAAAAAAAGACTTAAATGAAGGATATTTGAGTTTTGTGTAGTAATTTTATTTTATATGTAGTTAATTGTATCAAAAAATTATGAAAGAAATATTAGGCAAACGCTTACAGAAAGCATGAGCATGTATTTCAACCTAATTTTTTAAAAATCATAATATTTGGGAGGGGTTAAGATGAGTAATGTTCATGAATTAGGATTTTTAAAAGAAAAAATACAAGAGTTAAAGGATCAAGGCGTTTATAGAAAACTGCCTATTTTAGAAGGAGCTAACGAAGCAGAAGTTATTTTAAATGGCAAAAAAG
This is a stretch of genomic DNA from Proteiniborus sp. DW1. It encodes these proteins:
- the glsA gene encoding glutaminase A, translating into MKDLLDEIIEKNRYLINKGKVASYIPALGRANPDQIGVCIADMEGNIFAAGDYKQKFTIQSISKTISLMLAIMDNGAEEVFSKVGMEPTGDAFNSIIKLETILPSKPLNPMINAGAIAVASLIKGEDPESKFDRLLALFRKICHNEDLQVNEEVYLSEKSTGNRNRALAYFMKDVGVIHGEVEGILDIYFKQCSIEVDCIDIAKIGLFLANNGVVLETGERVVEEQVAKTIKTFMVTCGMYNASGEFAINVGIPAKSGVGGGIMAAVPRRMGIGVFSPALDEKGNSIAGYGVLKDLSKELDLSFF
- a CDS encoding NUDIX domain-containing protein, whose protein sequence is MSGNIMTNDTDEDALIYFENENVSEVEDLEEGSIFIFYNSNLVMIFDSKRKIWVIPSGKKEKNETMVECITRETFERTGAILEIVFLIGSYTVLEGITPVKKGIYFGKASRFEPRLEWCEADLVKLFDELPQEVEDKKMYEMVLDYIKLKNYLNTKKDN
- a CDS encoding DUF2892 domain-containing protein gives rise to the protein MKDKKNIGDIDATLRLSGGFTLLGTGIIKKSTLMIIAGSIMLAEGITRFSPLFYLLGFSTYDEDVSIKISKEFY
- the rodA gene encoding rod shape-determining protein RodA, whose translation is MSNKRKGLWKRFDFTLFFTVIVLCIYGLVVLSSATAGEGSMGYLKTQGIAFILGLVSIMIIIFIDYDTFSKFYMPIYVISNILLVAVLVMGDKAKGAQSWLILGPVRFQPSEFVKIGIIISLAKFIEKNHEKLNQFFTLIKILIFAFIPVGLILMQPDFGTAIVFVFFIFVMLFVAGLDWKYILYATIAGIVSLPILWFSLDPYQKNRIFDFLDPTRDAMGSGYQVIQSEIAIGSGKVFGMGLYNGNYTQFGFLPEKHTDFIFSVIGEELGLIGGLLLIVLYFLLLFRLIKIARNSKDICGSVMVVGIAAMMLFHILENIGMTMRLMPVTGIPLPFISYGGTFMLSNMICIGLALSVGMKREGLSFSRDA
- a CDS encoding aminotransferase class V-fold PLP-dependent enzyme; translation: MLFKNRLSIDNIRKNIVGIDKKVMLRNGKKTNYIYFDNAASTPTLVPVLEKVNEFLEWYSSIHRGTGYKSVISTRTYDDSRKIVADFLNADFKKNVVIYVKNSTEAINKLSYRLHLNKNDVVISSLMEHHSNDLPWRNKCKTLFVDVLEDGSLDLDDLEKKLTSNKGKVKLVAVTGCSNVTGYITDIHYIASLSHRYGAKILVDAAQLAPHRSINMSGKSSDDYLDFVVLSGHKIYAPFGIGVLVGPKSTFQSGEPEYTGGGTIISVSQSNIYYAGPPEREEAGSPNIVGAVALAEAIKAINEIGIDKIVEHEIKLTKYFLEKLTKIPEVKIYSNTKESLIPNMTSVISFDVVDFHHSLLACLLAYEGGIGVRNGCFCAHPYIHRLLNLSPSEIRKIQQDMIFGRLKNVPGLVRVSFGMYNTTQEIDVFINVLNYIIENKKSICDEYKYISSTGRYEPKSLPKNIYSEFTL
- a CDS encoding deoxyribonuclease IV, whose protein sequence is MHIGCHLSISQGFTKAGEVAVSIGANTFQFFTRNPRGGNAKALDTEDIEGLKRIMEDYDFGPILAHAPYTLNMASYKEDTWNFAKMAFKDDLQRLETIPCSLYNFHPGSHTGKGVEYGIERIATVLNGIITGNESTIILLEGMSGKGTEIGSTFEELRAIIDRVKHSELMGVCLDTCHLYSAGYDIVNDLDGVLESFDKIIGIDKLKAIHLNDSMTEFGSNKDRHAGIGEGTIGLEAIINIIKHPQLKDLPFFLETPYEPEGHKKEIETIKDVLKSC
- the lepB gene encoding signal peptidase I — protein: MKKNYFHSIIKVSRVLIILFSLAILIENYILGITIVSGESMMNTIEDNDRILVNKISYFFEKPLRGDVVIFNPPIEGREHELFIKRVIAVAGDYFEISDSTLYINGIAVYEEYINNNNSSNKEFKLLKGRVPEGHVFLLGDNRDNSNDSRVFGFVPIKSIKGKAITKLWPVGGFKSLAVSYEDKLNK
- the queG gene encoding tRNA epoxyqueuosine(34) reductase QueG is translated as MDLKEYIINKSKKLGIDIIGFTKTEKLNDMAKFLRDREEKGYDTEFEEKDVVLRTNPLILMPDSRTIIAIGLSYNVEYKMISSKDIKWQGVLSKSSWGEDYHKVLRSKMEMLVKEISKVVDFKYTVCVDTSPLIDRQIAMRAGIGWYGKNCSIINDDFGSFIFLGYILTDLELEEDNRVEEKCGDCRLCIDACPGGAIEEGYIINTKRCISYLTQTKDRVPYDLREKMGVKIYGCDTCQQVCPKNQNIQKGNSEEFIPKTTNGVVNIEEIMTISNKEFKGKYGTMSGAWRGKNVLKRNAIIALANIGDKSCMELLKDALNDESPMIREYAAWAIIKIDEERGIELVQERILKEKDIDIAEEMKRLIELQRNSNQKILVKKKT